Genomic DNA from uncultured Acetobacterium sp.:
GGTGGCACATAATCGAGGAACATCGGTGATGATGAATATGATTCCCAAAATAGAAATTAAGATTGTCGTTGCCGACGACAAGGTCGACGAAATCGTCGAACTGATTATGAACACCGTCAGAACTGGTGAAATTGGCGATGGCAAAATTTTCATCAAGTCAGTTGAAGAATGTATTCGTATCAGAACTGGCGAAAGAGGCGAAGTCGCTCTTTAAAGCGATGCTACCGTTTTATTGTTAACGAGCCCATTATATTTGCAAGTGTAGATATAATGGGCTCTTTGCGTTTTTGCTTTTTACAAAATCAAACCATAGGATTGACTTTTTCATAAATAATAATATAATAAAATAACAATCACAAAATTTCAGTTATGAATAAAAATAAAAATAGAAAAAGACTAAGAATTAGAATCATATGAGGCGGTGCAGAAATGAAAAAGGTTGTTGATGACGAACGGCTAATGGTTAAAATTTGCGAGATGTACTACAATCATGATGTTAACCAAAAACTGATAGCAAAAGAATTGGGGCTGTCCCGACCAACAGTGTCCCGGATTCTTCAGAATGCCAAAGAACGGGGGATTGTAAAAATTATTATCGATCCGATTTTTGGGAACAATTATGTCGATCTGGAAAAAAAGCTGGAATGCCGCTATGGTTTAAAAGAAGCAATTATTGTAGATATGAAACAGGATAACCGGGATCAGAAGGATGAATTAGCCAAGGCGACAGCCAATTATCTGGAACGTCTGATCAAGGATGATAGTATTATTGGGGTTTCGATGGGGTCATCAATTGGCCAGATCTATCGCTTTGTTTCCAAAGGGACCTCAAAGAAGGTTACCTTTATACCGTTGATTGGCGGGATTGGACATTTGGGAATGGAGCTTCACTCCAATACGATTGTGGAGGCTTTGGCCAAGGCCTTTGGTGGCACTTCCTATCTGCTCCATGCCCCGGCCCGGGTATCCGGGGTTCAAATCAAGGAAGAACTGATGAAAGAGCCGGATATTAAACGGATCATCAAAATGGGTGATGGCTTGGATGTTGCTGTGGTTGGGATCGGCGTTCCTAATCGGGGATCGGCGATTATGGCCACTGGTTATTATGATGATAAAGACATGGAAACCATGCGTAAAAAAAATATAGTTGGGGACGTCTGCATGCAGTTTTTTGATATTAACGGCAGCACCGAACCCTTTGAAGCCGATAACTGTGTGATCGGTATTGATATAAAAAAACTGCGGCGGGTGCCCCACTCCATCGGCGTTGCCAGCGGCAGAGAAAAAGCTGAAGCCATTCAGGGTGCTATTAAAGGGGGCTTTATCAATGTGTTAGTAACGGATGTGGAGTGTGGCAAAAGACTTCTGGAAATTGATGAAGCAGGAGAGCAGAATTAATGAACATTGAAACGAGAAAGAAATGAAAGAAGCGAAATAATGAAAGTGATGTTGAACTTGTTAATGAATAAGACTGCCAATCCTGTATCTGAAAAACCTGTATGTGATGATCATGCCAAAGCATAAAGCTCTTAAAGATGTGAAGTTATTCGCTCTGGACATGGATGGCACCGTCTATCTGGGAAATGGCTTAATCGAAGGTTCTCTGGATTTTATTGAGCAGTTAAGAGCACAAGAGCGAGATTTTGTTTTCATGACTAATAATTCATCCAAAGTGGCCAGTTTTTACAGAGAAAAGCTGGCAAAAATGGGTTGTTTTGTGGAGGAGAATCGAATTATCACCTCGGGCGATGTGACAATCCAGTATTTAAAAACCTATTATCCGGGGAAATCGGTTTATTTAATGGGAACCCCTTTATTGGAAGAGAGCTTTTTAAAAAATGGGATCAATCTGGTTCAGAGTCAGCCGGATGTGGCCGTGGCAAGTTTTGATACCACCCTGACCTACGAAAAGCTGGAGAAAATATGTACCTTCATTGCCAATGGTGCTATCTTTTTGTCTACCCATCTGGATTTAGTCTGTCCCACCGAAACTGGCTTTATCCCAGATTGCGGTGCGATGTGTGCGTTGATCACCAAATCAACTGGCATTGAACCCAAATATTTAGGAAAACCCTTTCCTGAAACCATGGAGATGATCCTTGCCATTACCGGGCATCGACGGGAAGATGTTGCCTTTGTTGGCGATCGTATCTATACGGATGTGGCAACCGGGGTGAAAAATGGCGGCAAGGGATTTTTGGTTCTCACCGGGGAGACGAAAATGGAGGATGTGGGCAAAGCGGATGTGATTCCCGATTGTATCTTTGACTCGCTAAAAGAAATGACGAACTATTTATAGAGCTGTTTATTTTAATCGAAATAGGGAAGAAACCCTATATAGGGATAAAGCATCATCAGTGTTACGGACCATTTGGTTTAAATGATTGGTTTGAATGATTGGTTTAAATGAAGTGATGTGGATTCGATTAAAAACGAAATAAATGGAGAGGAATGAATGAGTCATTAAAAGGTGGGAATATGCATTCGAAAGTAGTTACAATCATCAACCCAACCGGTTTGCATGCGAGACCAGCTGCGGAGTTTTGTCAGAAAGCCGGGGAATTTAAAGCGTCGATTAATATAAAGAAATTGGGGGACAATCCCAAGGTCGGCGATGCCAAATCGTTGCTTGGGATCATGGCCACTGGCCTGGGCCAAGGTGATAAGTTTGAGATAATCGGTGAAGGCGATGATGAAATGCTCGCTGTCGAAACCCTGGTAGCGCTGGTTAATAACGGGTTTGGAGAAATATAATGATTAAAAAGAACACCTTGCGTGACACAAGGTGCTTTTTTGTGAATTTAATAATTGTTCAGGCATACAGCAGATTGTTTTTATAAATAATCGACTTTAAGGTGTTTTGCCGCCATTGCAGTTCATCCAGACTGATGCCAAAATCGATTTGTCCCTGAGTGGCGATAAGTAAATGCTCCAGATTGCAGTTGCCGGCCCGTTCGCCGATGCCAAACAGGGTAGAATCCGCATATTTGGCGCCGGAACGGAGTCCCTGAATGGAATTGGCTACCGCCATACCGAGGTCATTGTGCATGTGCACTTCAATATCAATCTCACTGGGAATGCGACTGACGTAGGATTTGCAGACACTGGGAGACATGATCCCCACCGTATCCGAGAATCGCAAGGTGGTGGCACCCAGGTTTTTGGCAGTTTCAATGAGCTGGATGACAAAATCCCAGTCGGCCCGGGAGGCATCTTCCAGGCCGATGGTCAATTCTCGATGTGCTGCATGAATGGCATCGGTACAGGTGGCCAGGTTATCCAGAACC
This window encodes:
- a CDS encoding P-II family nitrogen regulator, with protein sequence MKQIEAIIRPEKLEPLKDAFLQAKVNGMNIRQVLGCGNQFGWVAHNRGTSVMMNMIPKIEIKIVVADDKVDEIVELIMNTVRTGEIGDGKIFIKSVEECIRIRTGERGEVAL
- a CDS encoding sugar-binding transcriptional regulator; this translates as MKKVVDDERLMVKICEMYYNHDVNQKLIAKELGLSRPTVSRILQNAKERGIVKIIIDPIFGNNYVDLEKKLECRYGLKEAIIVDMKQDNRDQKDELAKATANYLERLIKDDSIIGVSMGSSIGQIYRFVSKGTSKKVTFIPLIGGIGHLGMELHSNTIVEALAKAFGGTSYLLHAPARVSGVQIKEELMKEPDIKRIIKMGDGLDVAVVGIGVPNRGSAIMATGYYDDKDMETMRKKNIVGDVCMQFFDINGSTEPFEADNCVIGIDIKKLRRVPHSIGVASGREKAEAIQGAIKGGFINVLVTDVECGKRLLEIDEAGEQN
- a CDS encoding HAD-IIA family hydrolase encodes the protein MIMPKHKALKDVKLFALDMDGTVYLGNGLIEGSLDFIEQLRAQERDFVFMTNNSSKVASFYREKLAKMGCFVEENRIITSGDVTIQYLKTYYPGKSVYLMGTPLLEESFLKNGINLVQSQPDVAVASFDTTLTYEKLEKICTFIANGAIFLSTHLDLVCPTETGFIPDCGAMCALITKSTGIEPKYLGKPFPETMEMILAITGHRREDVAFVGDRIYTDVATGVKNGGKGFLVLTGETKMEDVGKADVIPDCIFDSLKEMTNYL
- a CDS encoding HPr family phosphocarrier protein gives rise to the protein MNESLKGGNMHSKVVTIINPTGLHARPAAEFCQKAGEFKASINIKKLGDNPKVGDAKSLLGIMATGLGQGDKFEIIGEGDDEMLAVETLVALVNNGFGEI
- a CDS encoding homocitrate synthase → MTMMQKYIVDTTLRDGEQSPGMAFSIREKVTIARTLDALGVNRIEAGTPAMGREECRAFEKIKLACKKAQIIGWNRMILNDIHKSIDCGADIIHVCVPASDLLIREKLRKTRVEVLDNLATCTDAIHAAHRELTIGLEDASRADWDFVIQLIETAKNLGATTLRFSDTVGIMSPSVCKSYVSRIPSEIDIEVHMHNDLGMAVANSIQGLRSGAKYADSTLFGIGERAGNCNLEHLLIATQGQIDFGISLDELQWRQNTLKSIIYKNNLLYA